taattttatcaTTGATTGTTTTAGATTTGCAGTGCCTATTATATGTTTTCTAAGTTTAGGGATTGGTTATTTGTGAGATTTTGTATCTATTTTAAGGGGTGTGCCAAAATTACCACCAAACATGAGATTTTGTATTATCTCTTTTTCAAAGATGTCATCATTCATATAATCAAGCTTGATGATGCATGAACTCGAGAAACAGTAGTGGTGATGCATTTTGGATTACAATATTCATTTATCGTTCCCATTACCTTTTGATATCCTTAAAGTGAAGCAGATGTTGATTATTATTCACCGAATATATGACGTATAATTGCAGAagaattgttattattttttttacattattaaCAATTTGCGAGAGTTTTTAACCTCCCAAAACAAAACTCCTCCAATTTAAATAAGatatcaattttttaatacatatgTTGACTTAGATTTTCACCATCAATATTTGACCCACTGGACTGTCTTATTTGATCCGGGATCAATTCTAGCATCAAATAGTTCCAACCTCCACCCGATCGTAGTTAGTAATGATTAAacattgtttttttgtttttttgttttttattgtcaCTCTCTGAAAAATTTAGGCCggtataaaaatcaaatattttaatctCTCAACAATCATATTCTTATACTTTTGCTCTACTTCTCATTTTGATCTCGATAATATGATGAAACACGTGTTTTTGTAATGAGGTGTCATACAAAATGATGATATTTCGTATATTTGGTTTATTTCACCAATTTTTTATTGATtgttatattataatatatttcatatttatttttcgtattttttaatatgcaacttttttaaataattatttttttatcacaaaaataatcaaaaattttaaaatatacaaaaaaaataaatcagAATGAACAAAATCTTTCTTTATCCAAAATATCCCAATCTTTCTTAGCACCATTTATTAAAATCAACTAACCCACACTTATTTTCTACCACGAACTATGAGGCTCTAATTTTTCCATTGCACATATGAATACGTAGTCACAAGATTTCGAAATCTTGTCAAGCACAATAATAAAAGACTAAACATTTCcccatttgtaaatatttttaatagaaataaataaaagtgcAAACAATCCTTAGCAAACACTTAACCCTACTCTATTAGGAGGTTCCCGTTGAATAACAGATGTGACAGGTGCAAATACCTTCCCTTCTCATAGCTGACTCCCAAGTCCGATTTTGTTGTGATGACCATTTCCTCCTTAAAAGGGTTTTATCGACGTTTCTCTTCAAATAAAAACTTCAGTGGAAACTCTGTAGTTTATTTCAAATGTTAGTACGCTTGGGTATTTTTTGCGCCGCGACATAGTTGCTGGCCCATTAGGTCCTTCTGCCTTTAGAATCGTCTGAGGACTCTAAGGCTTGGATTCGCTTCACTTCTGGTTCCCTGGCCATGAAGGACGCATATGGGCACAAAGTTGTAGATTTTCATGTTACTTCTTGGGCAAAGTATATTTAGAATGTGGACATCCGTCCCTCCAAAGATTTTGTAGTTTGGAGACTTTATCACCACAAAATGTCGACTGAtgatgctttatgataaagaggttGCCATTTACCTTCAGTTTGTTCTTTATGTTGGAAGAACCAAGATTCCATGGAGCACCTTTTCTTATTTTGTCCCTTAGCTACTAGGTGTTGGCATTGGTTCTTTAACATCATTAGGGAGCATATCAACTACAATCTTGTTCATATTCTAAATATTTGCGAGAAGGCATGGAACAATCAGTATAGAGCTGTTATTGAAGTTTTAATTATTGGGATTATCAACACCATCTAGTACTGTAGAAACCAATCTAGGTTCTACAATTGTTTCTTGCACTAGAAGGAAGCCCTAAATCTCATAAATTTCGAGGTGTCCTTCGTTGGTAATATCACAAACGAAAACTCCAACTCCTCTATTTCGGACTTTACCATCATTATGAATTTCAAAATCTTTATTGTCATCTTAGAGCTCCCAACATCTTAGGGAGAGGGGTTGTGATATCCTCTTTACGGGGACTGGCTAAAGTATAATACAAATGGCTCTTTCTCCTCTGTTAAGGCTTCGTGCGGGGGTTTATTCAGGGATAACCAAGGTGACTTCGTTTATGCCTTTGTTGAGCGTGTTTTATGCAACTCCTTTTTCTAGGTCGAGCTTTTGTGAGTCATCATGGCTATTGATATATCCAATAATTTCAGTTGGCAAAAGATTTGGCTTGAGACAGATTCAACTCTTGTTATTCTAGCTTTGCAAAACGCCCTCTTAGTTCCTTGGATCATCCACACCAAATGGTTGATTTGCAAAGCTAAGATGAAAAACATGCATATTTATTCCTTTCATATCTTCCGTGAAGGGAACCAATGCGGTGATAAGCCTATGGATGTTACCCTCTCATCCTCTGATCCTTTGCTTTGGGATGTCGTTCCTCCACTCCTTACATAACAAGTCAGGGAGACCCCACTATAAGTTTTGTGATTCTTGAAAGGGTTTGGTTTGACCCATTGATTTTCTCTTGTATATTTTTCTTTCTTGAAATACAAGGTTTCTTTGCTTAAAagaaacttctatttaaaaacattaaattattcttaaaatataaaaaatattcattgTTTATAAAATTCATAACTGACAatagataataatttaaaaaattaaaaatttgatcgaattaaatatatgaaatagagaaattgagaaatagtgatttgtaattataatttattttttattaaaaatttaaaataaattaaaattataaaagtgTTCTAATAACGAAAAAAGTTATGTCATAATAACGAAAAAAATGTTCTATTTTACATGGAGTTTTAGGTACCGTTTAATCGATCTTTTTTTGGTTGTAAAAGTTCCTTTTAAGTTGAAGTTGAAAATAAGAGCTTTATAAAcaaagttaaagttgtttggtaatATTTATAACTTTTTAACTTTAAAAGAATTTTAAACTAAATCGTTTGAtatatatttatgaaaatattttattttgtatatagATGAAATAATCTAAAAAagtgagaaaataataaaatataatttttcgtCTAAATTTAATCCAGTGTTTGATGTAAAATATTTGGAAGTGAAATTactcaaaaataataaaaatatagataTGCGGGTAGAAATGCTTTACTCAAAAatgaatacaaattaaaataaaatagtactATATTCCTAAAAGATATGATATATGTTAAGAAAatttaatgaatatttttttataaatatttaaaaatatgttaagATAATGTTGACACGtgaatgaataatatttttttaaattggataaaacaaaaataatatgggAAGAATTATAAAAATGTATGTTGGGatgaagaattaaaaaataatttagaatAATGTGATATTATAAATTGTATTTAATGAgattcaaaaatatataattatgtaCAAGTAAATGTTTCGAAAGTTATAATAAAGTTACTTTCAATTGTTTTAGAAGctctttaaattatatttttattcatttttttataataaactttttataaatattttttggccCTATTTCTCATTTAAAGTAGAAGATAAGTCAATAAAAAGTTAGACCAAATAGTACTTATAatagtaaaatattaaattatttttaattttgtcacTAACTTTTATCATATTTGTGACGTCTCCTTTATACCACTTCTAATGAATTATTAtatgtttgaaaaataaattataatatttataaaatcaactatgttattaaaataaattatattgaagTAATCAAACAAATTAGTTCTCACTTTAAGACATTTTCAAACTGTCAAATTAATctctatattttaattaattattatcaatttagtttatatattttagtaaTGAATATTACTTTAatctttaaaattattaaattagattTTTACTTTTAAAAGAACTAATAGGAGTCAAACTTAATAAATTGAACAACATTTTTAAAACCTATGTAATTTCTTTAGTTGTTTTTTTCTTTCGCATCAGTTTCGGCCTACATAGTAAATCGACTAATCCGACTCGTGCTACGGAGGTACGTGCACTGGTCTAGCATTGTTTCTGCCAGGAATCAAACTCGATATTCCCCAAATATCGTCGTTTGCAAAGATTCATTTGTCACTCGAGCCCAAATACTTGGTTAGTTTCTTTAATCTATTTTGAATATGCTTTATGTAACTTGATACTTGGGGCTGCattatttcttataaatatttattggGGAGCCTAGGCTACCCTGTATAAAATAGGGGGTAATTTATTTCACAAATTTGTTACCtaaagtaaaattttaaaattttgtataaagtaaaaattttaaaattatgtattaatctaatattttaatattttaaggtATTAGGTGTATGTCACTTCTTACTTATAAACTGTTCAACATCCTCTTTTTTATCCAATGTGAGAATCATCACACTTGACATACCAACATTTTACTATTCAAAGATCAAGTCATATATTAtttctttgatttaattttgattcTTTAAAGTTTTGGATTAAtatgtaattttaaaattttactttaTGTGGTAAGATTTCATTAGTGCACGTCATTTAGGATAAATTACCCCTAACTTTACAGGGGTACCCAAGAATTTACCAAATTTAATTGATAGACACAATAATTAAAATTGATGATATCGAATAGatcattcaatttttatttattttttgactaAGTTAGCATCTTAAATATTGATACTTcaatttcatataaaatcaaGCTTATAATAATTTATCTGAAGATAACGTCAACAACAATTAGATTAATTCCTATTTTTTATGGTTGAAGACTGTACCACTTAAGGTGTCTATTTTTGTCTAATGATTGTTATTGAATCGTCATCCGATTAAGAATAACTTGACTATGCGGCATATTCTTGCCACGAACGATAAAAAATATGTGGCAAATTGTGGCATGGATGACGACATAGATCATTTGATTGTAACCTGTAATTTTTTCGGTAGGTTGTGGTCTATTATTCTTAATTGGTTAGGATTGTCTACGACATCTGAAGAAACGGTTTGGGATCACCTATTGCAGTTTGATGAGCTTGGTGGTTTTTCGAAAAAAGTTCGGTTGGTTTCTAACACTATTTAGTTTGTGGTGGTTTGGGTTAtctaaaaagagtgaaatagacatatttttcaaaataaaacggAACAATTACAAGAATTATTTAAAAGGGTAAAACTTCAGTCGTTTTGGTGTCTAAAGTCTAAATATGTTACGTTCGATTATGATTACcagttagggtgtgtttggtttgaggtagatggaggggagggaatatttttaatgaaatgtgtttggttcaatttttaggagagGAGGAGAATAAAATCCCTCCAAAATACACTTTTTGCGTTCTCCCAAATAGGAGGAATTTGGAAgggaagtgagtaatatgaattttgatatttaataaattaatatatttactaaaatatactcagttttattttagtatttcaaaattgttattttctttcatgttcatgcttctattttgtttgattttctctattgcttatatcaatttattataattattttccacctttaaattattattttatattttttatttgatataaATTATATCACTATAATGTTTTTgttttcttataatttttatttttatatttatttatgttagtttttttctaatttattatgtattctattatatttttttatataaaattttaaactattattattttttgtttattatattatgatatatataatatttaataataagtgAATTTATATATTCAAAAATTGTTACCAACACATAGTTTATTTTGTTCCAATAGTTATAATATAAATCAAGTTTACTTGATTTTTTAAGTTATGTGATAAGTTATGACATTTTAATTActcaatattaaaatttatttttaaaaaaatatttaaaagttttttacatttgaatatcatatcatttatataaaattataagaattaaaatataaattattaataaaatttctttCCTCCTCTAATAAACCAaacaattttttaatcaaaattttccCTCTCCTTTCCCTCCTCTTttttaaaccatatatatatatatatatatatatatatatatatatatatatatatatatatatatatatatatatatatatatatatatatattctccccTCCATCTCATTTGAATCAAATACActcttataattattttataagttTAAATTCTTTCTTGTCGTTTTCGGTAAATCTTGTGCTGTATTAATTTGTTATTGTCGTTTATATATACtttattttgactttttaaaaaagaatagaaaaaaatagaaattcaTATTAAAATGatcatgttataaaattaaataagaatATTTTACTCTAATGATTATATATTTATGTGTGTGTTAATCTTAAACATCAATAgtcaaagaaaattaaaacaaaaaaagtttCGAatacattttcaattttttatatgagcttaaaggtagtgcattgtcagtataactttttttatacggtcagtgcatcacaacccttaaatttaaatactttatatttaatttaaagaaaaaattaaatttttataaaatttaacggTTTGAATTTCAGTTAAagtgtatttccattaaatcctttttatattaaatactatatttttatgaaatatttaaaaaagaaaaagtattCTATtattacaaaagaaaataaattatattttagcaCTTAAAATGCCGCTAAGTAAGGAAGTATAGAAATGTTGTGAATCtaccaacaaaaaataaaaatcaatctaacagaaaaaaaaaaaaaggtaacttTCCGTTGAGTTGCAGTTTGATAGTTAACCGCCGATGGACGCCAAAATCGGAAGCCTCATCGAATCCGTCGGAAACTTCTTCACCGGCGGCGATCAGATCCCCTGGTGCGACCGTGATGTTATCTCTGTAACtccctcttctttctcttttccgtTTAAATTCAcgttttcctttgttttttttctgAGTTTTTGTTTTCATATCCCTAGTTTTGCACTCCGAAATTCGATTTTGCCGGTATTGATAACTAAATCATGACGAGGAATACATGCAAACATTGTGacacttttttgtttttctaatttttcttttccATCAAGTAATTGATTTCATTTGTTATACATCATTATTCCCTAATCGGTAACCTGTTCAACACAATTTGTTAAACGTTTTTCGATTTTCATCTCGAGTTTTAACCTATAAATACAGAATTGGCACCTTTTTTCACTTGTTTATTGTATTAGTCTTTATAAACATGAAGCAACTTGAGAAATTTGTGTGAATAAAGATGAAATGAAAgtagaaattattttctcaaaccAAATAGGTTTTCTTCCTTTTTAAAAATACTAAATCAGCTGCTATTAGTGAATGAAGGGGGTCATAAGTTTTCTCTCTTTAATGAGGCACCCTTTAGGCTCGACAGCTCTATAATGCTATTTGCTTTACTTCCTTTAgtcttatttattttgaattgcaTTGTTTTAAAGGGCTGTGAAAGAGAGGTTGCAGCAGCTTCTGATGGTGACTCTGATGAGCGGAGGAATGAGAGCATAATGAGGTTGTCGTGGGCACTTGTTCATTCAAGGCAAAAAGAAGACATTCAGCGTGGGGTCGCCATGCTTGAAAGTAAAGTGACTTACAGAATAATTTTCAGTGCTTTGGATTAAAttttcatgttttattttatatataaaataatggtATTGTGATATAGTTTTAACTCTTGCACTAAATTTGTTTTATCTTGTGTAATATTTATGGTCAGCCTATTGACACCGGCCTTTTATGAACATATGAGAAACAACTTAGATCTCTGGTTTTCTGCTGCTTCAAAATCAACTGTATTTTTTAGTTTCTATTCTGATTGTTGTTCTGTATAGGTCAgtggtttaaaatatttatttttaatatttaagcttTTAATTCATTCACCTGATTTTCCCATTTTCTCTGTCATTGTGATTTCTATTTCATGGCATCTCAACACTATACTGTAAACTCAACATATTAGTCTTAATCATTTTTGTTCTTCCACATATGGCTGCTAACTTAGATTTATCTGCCAACTGTGCTAAAATTAATGTAATGTCACTTGGAAAATAAACCATCCAATGTATTCATAATTCTATGTCAGTTGTTTGACTATTCTGCCTAAATGGAGAATTGGAAGTGGAACTGCATCATAAGTAACATATGCAGGACCACTAAACGCTGGACCTTCAAAATCCCTCTGAAGTATCATACACAAACTTCAATCTAGGATGATGAATTTACCAAGCTGACATTTGTAGGGCACCTCTATTACCCGGCCTCGAAATCTCTCAAATTTCCTAAAGCTATTTATGTTTGCTACGTATGAATGTTCCATGGTTTAAACTACCTTCAACAAtgcaaatcaaatttctttttttgccGAGCTATATTAagcaatttaattttttaaaactgagATGCTTGTGGTGTGAATTTAGACAGTTTCCTCACTTTAGGGCCCCCACATTCCCTCGTTTCTTGCTATGTGCTTTGTTATAAAGCCCTAAACAAATATCTTTGATGTTGAATTATTTTGACCTTTACATGCATGGCTAACCTCATACATCCTTAATTATGATTTACAGCTTCTTTGGGCAATGATAAAAGTCCTTTACATCAAAGAGAGAAGCTTTATCTTCTTGCTGTTGGGTACTACAGGACTAATGATTATACTAGGAGTCGACAGCTTCTAGAGCAATGTTTGGAGGTATGTCTTTCTCACTTACTGTTAGATAGTAGCTGAAACCTTTTTTTCTTGTGCCAGATCATCATTTCATATGATTCCTCATGTATGATTTTATAGgaacacaaagctctgtatgatttttggtttgtttttctcttctagatagatagaaaattagaaatattAAAATCAATTGTTATCTTTATGAAGTATCCAGTATCCACTGTTTTGTCTCTAGGCTGGGATATTCTATGTCTCGTTTTTCAACAAtagtttatttatttcatttagttGATACATAGTCTATGCGATGTGGTTGCTTTTGTGGGGCAGCAATATCATATTAGAAACGTAATCAGATCCTTACGTCGTTCCCTATAATTTGGGATCGCTTGTTATTCTAGACGCTGTCAATTAGGATCTTTTATCCTTTGTTACCAACAGTTACAATTTATAACAGGACAATCAGTGAATTGTTAGCAGGTCTCCTGTCAAGTTTGACTATACTAGGCGTGAAGGACATTTAGTAAATTGTTAGTAGGCCTTCTATCAAGTTTTGTCTATACTAGGCGTGAAGCCAAATGCCCAAGTAATTAGGCCTAATTTATGTTATTCAGTGTTTTAAATATAATAAGGATGACAATTAGTGGTCATCGGATTGTTGTTAATTGTGGTTTGAACAAGGGAGAGCCTAGGCTCTATAGTTCCAAGAGGTTGGTTACTCTTGTGTCTGTAACTATTACCACTGAGGCACTGAATAAAGGTATTCCCACTGTAACTCCTCTTACATACAGCAGTTATCATATTCTGTCTGTCCCTATCATTGGTATTGGTGGCACTGATCCAGTGCATGATAGTTACAAGATTAAAGATAGACGCAGGATTGGAATTCCTCAAGAAGGCTTACAACGATTTAATGGCGTCTTGTACAGATTTTCAAGAATTGCAATAGAGCATGGAAGCCGAGAACTCTTGATGAGTAGCACCTATGAACTCTTGATGAGTCTCAAACTAACCGGTACCCTTGAGGAATTCCGAGCTGAATTTGAGTTATTTGCAGGACCACTCCGAAGTGCCGATCCTGAATATTTGAAATGTAGTTTTCTAAATGGTTTGAAAGATGCTATTAAGGCTGAATTGAAATTGCATCCTGTTGATTCTCTGCCGGAGATGATGGATTTTGCGCTACGCATTGATGATCGGAATAAAATGTTTTCCAAACCTGCAGAGAGCAGCCATAAGCCTCAAAATTCCTTTAAATCCTTTCCATCAAATAACATCATTTCCTAAGGACCCACCCAAAGACTCTTCCAATCAATAATTCCCAAGAAACCACCCCAAAACAACCTTATAACAACCAATGAAATGCTTTTAAGAGGCTCTCTAATGCTGAAATGCAGGATAAACTTACCAAAGGCCTTTGTTTTTCTTGTGATGAACGATTTGTACAGGGACATGTTTGTGCTATTAAAAAACTTCATATGTTGTTAATCGAATAGGAGGTTGATTCTGGTCACAATACTAATGTTGACATAGTAGCCACTGAATTCCAGAACCTACACCTTTCAATGTTCAACATTTTAGGTTTTACTTCCAAGAAAACAATCAAATTGTGGGGAGATATAATAGGTCAGAAAATCATTGTGCTGATTAATTGTGGAGCCTCTCATAACTTTATTTCAACCATTTTGGTTGAAGAAACAAGTTTACCAGTTGTGACGACTCGTGCTTGCACAGTGGAAATGGGAAATGGCCGAAATATTCCTTTTGAAGGACTTCGTGAGACTGTCTTTTTGCATATGCAGGGCCTTGCCATACAAGACTTTTATGTCTTTGATCTTGGAAGAGTTGATATAACTCTAGGAATTAATTGGTTGGCTAAGTTAggtgaaatttgtgaaaaatttaGTGAATTAACTCGCCGAATTCCAACAAAAGAGGGTTGTCACATGTTACGTGGAGGTCCTACGTCGGCCAAAGCGGCCATTTCATTGAAGACACTCATTCAGGAGTTGCACTAGGAAAATGAGGTCTTTGTACTAACATGTTATGTACTTCCTTTGTCTTTTGAACCGGGACAACAACTGCCAGTGTGGCTTCAAACTATCGTAAACAGCTATCGGGAAGTCTTTACGGACGTCCAAGGACTTCCCCTGCAAAGAGCTTATGATCATgtaattgttttgaaaaataggCCTCCGTTCCCAACCTGATGCCTTATAGATACCCTCATAACCTCATTATTAGAAGATAGAAATTGAAAAGTTGGTGGATAATATCCTGAAATCGGGGATTATACGTCCAAGTGTAAGTCCTTATTCTAGTCCTTTCATTCTTGTGAAGAAAGATGATAGTTGGTGGTTTTGTGTGGATTACCGGACTTCGAATAAGATCACAATTTCCGATAAATTCTCTATCCCAATCATTGCTGCGAGTTGGGAGGGGCcactatttttttcaaaattggaCTTAAAATTAGGATATCACCAAATCCGGATGCGACTATAGGATGTTCCTAAAACAACATTCCGGACTCATAAGGGCCATTATGAGTTTCTAGCAACGCCCTTTGGCTTGACGAATGCTCCATCCACCTTTCAAGCACTAATGAACGAAGTCCTTCGGCCTTATTTAAGAAAGTTTGCTTTGGTCTTTTTTAATGATATTTTAGTATACAACAAAACTCACGAGGATCATCGATTCCCCCTTCAAGCTGTCTTATCGCTTCTTAAGGAGAATCAACTCGTGGAAAATTTCAAGAAATACTTTTTGGCCTATCTCAACTTGATTATTTAGGCAATGTCATTGCAGCCCAAGGTGTGGCAGCAGACGCTCAAAAGATAGAATCGATGCTACTTGGCCAACACCCAAAGATCTCAAGTCCCTAAGAGGTTTCTTGGGTTTAACGGGGTAATGTCGCCACTTTGTAAAGAATTATGGCAAGTTAGCAAGGCCTCTAACCCAATTGCTCAGGAAAGATGACTTTCATTAGGATGAGGAGGTGCATACTGCATTTTCCGTTTTGAAGACATCAATGATCGAATTGCCAATGCTCACGGTTGCAAATTTCAGTTTGCCGCCCATTTGTGATAGAAACATATGCTTCAAACAAAGGTTTAGGTGTTGTTTTGATGCAGGGTGGTCGAACAGTGCCTTTCTTGAGTCAACCATTGTGTGATCATGCTAAACGGAAGTCAGTTTATGAAAGAGAATTGATGGCCATTGTGATGGCAGTACAAAAAAGGCCATTGAATAAAAGATATTTCTATTGTAACTGCCCATGCATATACCGGCTTATCATATTCTGTCAGTCCCGATAGGGTTGGCTAAGTAGACAAATGCTACATCTGGAAGTAGGGAGAATGTGTTTATAAATACTCCTTAGCAAGAGGTTTATAGTTCGATCTATGGTGAAAAAACAAATTTCTTGAGAAGCAATTTTACCATTATTGCTTTGTCAGGCTCAAACATGTTTGCTTATGGTAGGAGGATACATGTGTGTTTCATTAGTTTGAAACAGTTAGATCTATCAAGTATTCTCTCAAATTTTAGTTGTTTTAGAAGAAGATCCTGCCATGGACAGGTCTTTCCTCTAGGTCTCGAGGGTTCCTCTGTGTCCAATCCTGTGATTCCGTCCTGTATATGAAAAAATTCACTGTATTAGATGActgatttgttattattattatttacacaTAAGTGAGATTATGAGTTGTATTCATTGTTTGATTTCATTTTGATTCCGTTTCTAATGAGTAAAGAAATTAAACTATTTCTGTGTCTTAGTTATTATTACATGAATGGTTCAGTCTCAGCTTTTCTTTTATCTCTAAATTTTGGGGTGCCCTTTTATCTTTGCAGATTGCACCCGATTGGAGGCAGGCACTGTCCCTCAAGAAAGCAGTTGAAGATCGAATTGCAAAGGGTAAGTTACTTCTTTCTTAATCTTGAATCACAACATCGGAACATTACCTAATGGTTTTTGTATCAATGCAGATGGTGTTATAGGAATTGGCATCACTGCAACAGTTGTGGGGCTTATAGTTGGTGGTGTTGCTACAGCATTGGCCCGAAGGAATTGAATATTATACATGATTTGATATTtggttttttgtttattttacttTCATCGGGAAACATTTAAAAGTCGTGTAGACAACTACAGCTTTCAACATTCTTTATTtgttcaaaagagagtttttttttttactgcaAATATATAAGTGAGAATACTTTACTATTATTagaaatgataataataataatatagccATTATACTGAAACTATCTGTTCATATTATTTTTGTACTTAGAAACTGTTAAGTAGGCCTTCCTTCACATACAGAGTAATGGTTTTCTTGTCACCATTGTGTAATTTTCTGGCTCCTTCACGTGTCTgaatttgtttctctttttttgtcTGGATGTTTTGCCACAACATTAATGAAGGATAAAATTTCATATTTATAGATTTTTTCTATATTACACACAACTAAGGAACCATCAATCCATCATACAACTAGAGATTATGTTAAGCTCTTCCAGGCAACAAAAGTTGTCAatcacttttcaaaaatttg
The Vicia villosa cultivar HV-30 ecotype Madison, WI linkage group LG6, Vvil1.0, whole genome shotgun sequence genome window above contains:
- the LOC131610014 gene encoding mitochondrial fission 1 protein A-like, whose product is MDAKIGSLIESVGNFFTGGDQIPWCDRDVISGCEREVAAASDGDSDERRNESIMRLSWALVHSRQKEDIQRGVAMLETSLGNDKSPLHQREKLYLLAVGYYRTNDYTRSRQLLEQCLEIAPDWRQALSLKKAVEDRIAKDGVIGIGITATVVGLIVGGVATALARRN